One Streptomyces sp. SAI-135 DNA segment encodes these proteins:
- a CDS encoding MFS transporter, translated as MPLALLALAVGAFGLGTTEFVMMGLLPDVADDLGISIPTAGHLVSAYALGVVIGAPLLAAVTARMSRRKVLIGLMGLFVAGNALSALAPDEHLLLAARFLSGLPHGAFFGVGAVVATSMVAPERKARSVSLMFLGLTLANIAGVPVATLMGQHLGWRATFLGVSAIGLAAIASLALLIPHDHAHAPAVGLRRELGALRSLPVWLALGTTVAGFGALFAAYSYITPMLTDAAGYADSSVTLLLALFGVGATAGNLLGGRLADHSLRGTLFGGLTSLVVVLALFPVLMSAQWSAAVAVVLLGTAAFVTGSPLQLMVMEKAQAAPSLASSANQAAFNLANAGGAWIGGLALAAGLGATSPALTGAALAVLGLGVAAVATLVDRRRASGTAARERVIATHVPEHAEPAHH; from the coding sequence ATGCCCTTGGCCCTGCTCGCACTGGCCGTCGGCGCTTTTGGTCTCGGCACCACCGAATTCGTGATGATGGGGCTGCTGCCCGATGTCGCGGACGACCTGGGCATCTCCATCCCCACCGCGGGCCACCTGGTCTCGGCGTACGCGCTGGGCGTGGTGATCGGCGCCCCGCTGCTCGCCGCGGTCACGGCCCGGATGTCCCGCCGCAAGGTCCTCATCGGCCTGATGGGACTGTTCGTGGCCGGCAACGCGCTCTCCGCCCTCGCCCCCGACGAGCACCTGCTGCTCGCGGCCCGCTTCCTGAGCGGTCTGCCGCACGGTGCCTTCTTCGGGGTGGGCGCGGTCGTCGCCACGAGCATGGTGGCCCCGGAACGCAAGGCCCGCTCGGTGTCGCTGATGTTCCTCGGCCTGACCCTCGCCAACATCGCGGGCGTGCCCGTCGCCACCCTCATGGGCCAGCACCTGGGCTGGCGGGCGACCTTCCTCGGCGTCAGCGCGATCGGCCTGGCCGCGATAGCCTCCCTGGCCCTCCTCATCCCGCACGACCACGCCCACGCCCCGGCGGTGGGCCTGCGCCGCGAACTGGGCGCGCTGAGGTCGCTGCCCGTGTGGCTGGCGCTCGGCACCACGGTGGCGGGCTTCGGCGCGCTGTTCGCCGCGTACAGCTACATCACGCCGATGCTCACGGACGCGGCCGGCTACGCCGACTCCAGCGTGACGCTGCTGCTCGCCCTGTTCGGGGTGGGTGCGACGGCCGGCAACCTGCTCGGCGGACGGCTCGCCGACCACTCGCTGCGCGGCACCCTGTTCGGCGGTCTGACCTCGCTGGTCGTGGTCCTGGCGCTGTTCCCGGTGCTGATGTCCGCGCAGTGGAGCGCGGCGGTCGCGGTGGTCCTGCTGGGCACGGCGGCCTTCGTCACCGGCTCCCCGCTCCAGCTGATGGTCATGGAGAAGGCGCAGGCCGCCCCCTCCCTGGCCTCCTCCGCCAACCAGGCCGCCTTCAACCTGGCCAACGCCGGCGGCGCCTGGATCGGCGGCCTGGCCCTCGCCGCGGGCCTCGGCGCGACGTCCCCGGCGCTGACGGGCGCGGCCCTGGCGGTCCTCGGCCTCGGCGTCGCCGCGGTCGCCACGCTGGTGGACCGGCGCCGCGCGAGCGGGACCGCCGCCCGCGAACGCGTGATCGCGACCCATGTGCCGGAACACGCGGAGCCGGCCCACCACTGA
- a CDS encoding ATP-binding cassette domain-containing protein produces MTRIDKNPQSGDSAVSVRGLVKHYGETKALDGVDLDVREGTVMGVLGPNGAGKTTLVRILSTLLSPDSGQATVAGYDVVRQPRQLRRVIGLTGQYASVDEKLPGWENLYMIGRLLDLPRKEARSRADELLERFSLTDAAKRPASTYSGGMRRRLDLAASMIGRPQVLFLDEPTTGLDPRTRNEVWDEVKRMVGDGVTVLLTTQYMEEAEQLASELTVVDHGKVIADGAIEELKAKVGGRSLRVRPVDPLQLQPLAGWIDELGITGLATSTVDSESGTVIVPILSDEQLTAVVGAVTARGVTLSSITTELPSLDEVFLSLTGHRASAPQDAVPTDTREEVAV; encoded by the coding sequence ATGACGCGAATCGACAAGAACCCCCAGAGCGGGGACTCCGCCGTTTCCGTGCGGGGGCTGGTCAAGCACTACGGCGAGACCAAGGCGCTGGACGGTGTCGACCTGGACGTGCGCGAGGGCACCGTGATGGGTGTGCTCGGGCCCAACGGCGCCGGGAAGACCACCCTCGTACGCATCCTGTCCACCCTCCTGTCCCCCGACTCCGGGCAGGCCACCGTCGCCGGTTACGACGTCGTGCGCCAGCCCCGGCAGCTGCGGCGGGTCATCGGGCTCACCGGGCAGTACGCCTCGGTGGACGAGAAGCTGCCCGGCTGGGAGAACCTGTACATGATCGGGCGGCTGCTCGACCTGCCCCGCAAGGAGGCCCGCAGCCGGGCCGACGAACTCCTTGAGCGGTTCTCGCTGACGGACGCCGCCAAGCGGCCGGCGAGCACCTACTCCGGCGGTATGCGGCGCCGCCTCGACCTCGCCGCCTCGATGATCGGGCGCCCCCAGGTGCTCTTCCTGGACGAGCCCACCACCGGTCTGGACCCGCGCACCCGCAACGAGGTGTGGGACGAGGTCAAGCGGATGGTCGGGGACGGGGTGACCGTCCTGCTGACCACCCAGTACATGGAGGAGGCCGAACAGCTCGCCTCCGAGCTGACCGTCGTGGACCACGGCAAGGTCATCGCCGACGGCGCCATCGAGGAGCTCAAGGCGAAGGTCGGCGGACGCTCGCTGCGGGTGCGGCCGGTGGATCCGCTGCAGCTCCAGCCGCTCGCCGGCTGGATCGACGAACTCGGCATCACCGGGCTCGCCACCTCCACCGTGGACAGCGAGAGCGGCACCGTCATCGTCCCGATCCTCAGCGACGAGCAGCTGACCGCCGTGGTCGGCGCGGTCACCGCGCGCGGTGTCACCCTCTCCTCCATCACCACCGAACTGCCCAGCCTGGACGAGGTGTTCCTGTCCCTCACCGGCCACCGTGCCAGTGCCCCGCAGGACGCCGTCCCCACCGACACCCGCGAGGAGGTCGCCGTATGA
- a CDS encoding ABC transporter permease translates to MSAATATIDADARIPLRGHLRHTGALVRRNLLWIRQDPESMFDAILMPVVFTLLFVYVFGGSIGQALGGGQDGYVQYVIPGMIAMMSMTLSQGVGTGFSQDFNSGVMDRFRSLPIGRGSVLFAKISVELLRMLFATTVLMIVAVLVGFDIDHWAGLFAAVGLSAVFASSIMWVFLTLGVILKNAQSVQAMGFLVLFPLQFGSSIFAPTNSMPGWLQHFTDYNPLSALADAARGLMVGGPVAHDLWVTLGWSAAITAVAAPYAIHKFRTKN, encoded by the coding sequence ATGAGCGCCGCAACCGCCACCATCGACGCCGACGCCCGGATCCCGCTGCGCGGGCACCTCCGGCACACCGGCGCCCTCGTCCGCCGCAACCTGCTGTGGATCCGCCAGGACCCCGAGTCGATGTTCGACGCGATCCTGATGCCGGTCGTCTTCACCCTGCTGTTCGTCTACGTCTTCGGCGGCTCGATCGGACAGGCCCTGGGCGGCGGACAGGACGGATACGTCCAGTACGTCATCCCGGGCATGATCGCGATGATGAGCATGACCCTGTCCCAGGGCGTCGGCACCGGCTTCAGCCAGGACTTCAACTCCGGTGTCATGGACCGTTTCCGGTCCCTGCCCATCGGGCGCGGCTCGGTGCTGTTCGCGAAGATCTCCGTCGAGCTGCTGCGGATGCTGTTCGCGACCACCGTGCTGATGATCGTCGCCGTCCTGGTCGGATTCGACATCGACCACTGGGCCGGGCTGTTCGCGGCGGTCGGTCTGTCCGCCGTGTTCGCCTCCTCGATCATGTGGGTGTTCCTCACCCTGGGTGTGATCCTGAAGAACGCGCAATCCGTGCAGGCGATGGGCTTCCTGGTGCTGTTCCCGCTCCAGTTCGGCTCGTCGATCTTCGCGCCGACGAACTCGATGCCGGGCTGGCTCCAGCACTTCACCGACTACAACCCGCTGTCCGCGCTCGCCGACGCGGCCCGCGGACTGATGGTGGGCGGCCCGGTCGCGCACGACCTGTGGGTGACGCTCGGCTGGTCGGCGGCGATCACGGCGGTGGCGGCACCGTACGCCATCCACAAGTTCCGCACGAAGAACTGA